The DNA segment tgtgggtgtgtacgtGTGAATGCAGGTCCCTGAagaactcctggagctggagttgtaggagattgtgagctacctgacatgggttctgggaactgaactcaggtcctcttgcaagAGCACCACAAGCTTCTAACTGCGGAGCCATTTATTCAGCCCAGGGTTTGTTAGAAACTTGCTCAGATTGGAGATAGTTTGCCCTACACTTCTCATTCTCAGAAGTcatgggagagggctcagtggttaagagcacattctgttcttgcagaggacctgattccaattcccagcacccactttggggagttcacaaccacctgtggtcccagttccagaagatccagtgtttacttctggccttcatgggcattTGCACTTACAGGCATGAATCCATACATGCACAtagacccacacacatacatataatttaaataaaattcaaagccaAAACACTAAAAGCTAGGTGTAGTACTGggggcttgtaatcccagttctgggaaGAGCTAGCTAGCCcagcctacagaggccagagaccaTATCTCGAATTCAGGCATGCTGCTGCAcatctttagtctcagcacttgggaggtagagacaggaagatctctgttcaaagccagcctggtctggtgaGACTgttgagagagaggggaagatggaagagaagaaTGACACTGAGGTTGCactttgacctccacagggaaCAGGTCTCCATGCAAACACGAatgctcaacacacacacacacacacgcacagtggCCTGATTGGATTGACATTGGATTCCTATATTCCTATAGGATGCTATATCTGACCCAGCCGTTTCTATCCTCAGCCAGAGCCTTTCCATTCTGTAATAAATCATCATGGTCCATTTTATGAAAATGGAGCTTGCCAGCGTATCACAGACCATGATCCAGATCTGCCCTCCCCCCCACTTGGGTCCTCTCCCTTTAAGACGGAGAAATGTAGCAGTTGCTTTTCCAACAGAGTAAAGGAAGCTGGCTCAATTTCAGAGTTGGgcaatatgagaaaaaaaaatcctcacttCATATTAAGAGTGCTGgatgaggggctggaaagatcgCTAAGCGattaaaagcattggctgttGTTCCAGGGGTCctaagttcaatctccagcaaccacatggtggctcacaaccatccattatgagatctggtgccctcttctgcatatgcatatatgcagagagaacattgtatacataattaataaataaatcttaaataaaagaGTGGATGAGCCGaacagtagtggcgcacgcctttaaccccagcactcgggaggcagaggcaggcggatctctgtgagttcaaggccaacctgttctacaaagtgagttccaggacagctagagacaCCCTGTTTTGTAAAAGAGGGGCCTATTGCTTCCTGATGGTCTGTGATTCGCTGGCGAGCTCCATTTTCTTAAAATGGACCATAATGATTTATTACAGAATGGAAAGGCTCTGGCTGAGGATAGAAACGGCTGGGTCAGAGCTCGGGAGGCAGACTGCCAGGGTTGGAAACTAGCCGGTCTGTCCGACGGAAGCGCCCACCTGGCATGTCATCAAGCCAGGCTCGGGGAAAGCCCCAGGCGAAAGGAGAAAGCGAAGGCTGGGGCTTGGCTACGGAGCGCTCAGAGGAGAAACGCGCACTGGGGAGCTGTGACGAGCAAGCGGAACGCAGTGACCCGGGAGCGTTGCGCGTGGGTCCGAAGCTGACGACGGCCCTTTCGGTCCTGCCAGCCAACGCTTCCCGAGCGTGATCGGCGGCCCAAGGCCTGTCTGGGTCAGAGATTCTgcccaaaataagaaaaaaggtcAAACAACAAAAGTACAACTTTAAAAGCTGCTCTCtcatttaaacaacaacaacaacaacaacaaaaagatttatCTTTGAACAAGGCAGGCGCAGCGCCGGGGCTTGAAACATTACTTCCGTCCGAAGCCCAGCAGGGCGGACCTCGGAGGGGAAGGGACGAACGCCCAAAAGCAAGCCCCCTTACAGGCACTTCCGCCCTTTTCCAAGATGGCGCAGACGGAAGAGGCCAGTCACCGCCCGCTGGCGACGTCGCGGCTGGAGTTGAACCTCGTGCGGTTGCTGTGTCGCTGCGAGTCGATGGCGGCAGAAAAGCGGGAGCCGAACGAGTGGCGTCTGGAGAAGGTGAGGGACTCCTACGCTCCCGCAGAGGCCTCGAACCCTAAAGGCAGacgagccatctccctggccacGCCCCTTCCGGCTGGGTGCTGCACTTCAAGTGCGGCTCCGCCCCTAGGCGCGCAGGTCCTAGATGCCCAGGTTGCTCTCCCTGATCTCACCCCCTCGAGCACAGGCCACTCCCTCTGTGCCTCGTCATGACTATGCCCCTCCCCCGGTCCGTAATCCCGCCCCCTTGGGCCCACCCCTTTCTCTTGCAAGCAGTCCTTGGGGTTCTGGCCTGGCTGACAcactcccttccctcccagtATGTGGGTGCCCTGGAAGACATGCTGCAGGCCCTGAAAATCCAAGCCAGGTGAGTGTGCGGCACTGAGACCCTCCCCGAGGCTGCGACAGTGGCAGGTTGACTTCCTCTTGCTGCCTTTCAGCAAACCTGCCTCCGAAGTCATCAGCGAGTACTCGCGCAAGGTGGACTTCCTGAAGGGCATGCTGCAGGCTGAGAAGCTGGTGAGCCCGTCCTCCCACCCCTCGGGTCTTACGGCCCCCAAGGACTGGACACAGCCTCCAGTGATTTATCCCCCCCTTCCCACGTTCCCTCAGACCTCCTCCTCCGAGAAGGCTCTAGCTAACCAGTTCCTGGCCCCTGGCCGCGTGCCCACCACAGCCAGGGAGCGGGTGCCTGCCACCAAGACCGTACATTTGCAGTCCCGGGCACGCTACACCAGTGAGATGCGGAGTGAGCTGCTGGGCACGGTAGGATTCCCTCCCTTGTGCCTGGGACCATCCTCGTGATAGCAATAGAGTGGTCTGTACAGGGACAGAGATCGAACATAGTACCAAAGACCCTGGAGGGCCCACAGACAAGGCTTTCTCAGAGAAGGTGCTCAAGACATTGCTAAAGGAATACGAATTGGTTCATGGGAAAAATCACGGTGGTGgcactggcctttaatcccagcactcgggaggcagaggcaggcagatctctgtgagttcgaggccagcctggtctacagagcaagttccaggacagccagggctacacagtaaaaccctgtctccaaaaaaagggGAAGGAGCATGTCTATTTAAGCCCCAGAGTTGGCCCCATCAGAATTTGGGTCAGTTTCTTTACAATACCTCAGAGCACTTCACGTGGGTCATCCCAAGGTAGAGCGATTTAGGGACAACATCAAAGTGCATGGCCTcatgcctctccctctctccacaggaGCCGTCTGGGGGTGAGTCATGCTGAGGACTGACTGTCCCTGCTGCCCACACTCTTCATGCCTGCCTGCTTTGATTTTCCCAGCCCTGGAAGCAGGCCACCCAGGGTCAGCTGAGTAAtgcctggggcgggggggggggtggctgagGAAGAGAAGGCGTCCCAGGCCTGGCACCTTGGGGATAGGACAGGTGTTCTACAAGTCACTCTACCTAGGACTTTCAAGTATGGTGAGACCAGGGGACAGTAGTTCATAGGCCCAACAGCATTCTGGGTAGCAGAGTTGGCACAGGGCAAGGGCGAGAGTTGGAGATAGGAAACCAACCTTCGTCCTTGGCTTCTTTTGCTTCCAGAGCTTGAGATGGGCATGAGGAAGCGCATGTGAGTATCTTAGCCACTGAGAAGTGGGGAAAGGGGGCGCTGGATGAAGCTGGGGCCTTTGAGGTGCTGCTACatggacccactgcccactggtAGTCCTTTCTGGGTTGCTGTTCCTGGGATGTAAAAAAGCCGGGGAAACTGAGTCCCGGGCAGCACTGAGGGATCCTTGGGAAGGCGCCATGTGTCTATATCTCTCCGTCACTCCTGGGTACCCACTACATGTGGCGTCGGCAGAGCAAAGGGGTCCAGGCCTGCAGATGAGAAGCATTCAGCGTCTGAGCTCGACCTCGTCCTCCAGAGGCACCAGGGCCTCCAGGAAAAGCTGGCGGAGGAAATGCTAGGCCTGGCACGCAGCCTCAAGACCAACACACTGGCCGCCCAGAGTGTCATCAAGAAGGACAACCAGGTGTGGGAACACGGCAGCTCTGCCTTGGGGCACTGAGAAAGGTCTGCAGAAGAGGGATGAAATTGGGACCAGTGTCAGTGTTTGTGGGCTCAGCAGGAGTTTGGTAAAGCCCAAGGAGGGGTGGCTGAGGGATACCCCGCAGAGGGCACAGCATCTGCTTGGACTAGAAGCACAAACCACGCAGGAGGCAGTGGTCACATTTGGTCCCCGCTCCTCCCACAGACCCTGTCACACTCTCTGAAAATGGCCGACCAGAACCTGGAGAAGCTGAAGATGGAATCGGAGCGCCTGGAGCAGCACACACAGAAGTCAGTGAACTGGCTGCTGTGGGCCATGCTCATTGTCGTGTGCTTCGTCTTCATCAGCATGATCCTGTTCATACGCATCATGCCCCGGCTGAAATAAAGCCCA comes from the Microtus pennsylvanicus isolate mMicPen1 chromosome 9, mMicPen1.hap1, whole genome shotgun sequence genome and includes:
- the Use1 gene encoding vesicle transport protein USE1, which gives rise to MAQTEEASHRPLATSRLELNLVRLLCRCESMAAEKREPNEWRLEKYVGALEDMLQALKIQASKPASEVISEYSRKVDFLKGMLQAEKLTSSSEKALANQFLAPGRVPTTARERVPATKTVHLQSRARYTSEMRSELLGTEPSGELEMGMRKRIAKGSRPADEKHSASELDLVLQRHQGLQEKLAEEMLGLARSLKTNTLAAQSVIKKDNQTLSHSLKMADQNLEKLKMESERLEQHTQKSVNWLLWAMLIVVCFVFISMILFIRIMPRLK